In Trichoderma atroviride chromosome 2, complete sequence, one DNA window encodes the following:
- a CDS encoding uncharacterized protein (EggNog:ENOG41) — MVTFALPGEYDAADAGSSTPMSRPPLPFAKRTYVATPYAHKRLGTPHTAPSRKLLIKRDEVSSGALNRNGVSSRSNLFKASVAEDLPTSSFSPSIPQSTMKKVFAPGATPEPSRVYRESTARLTPRGLAAHSSDKELFNMRISSPPPELTGEVLANRVPKDWNAKGSIYADQFLAHLCPPDLDDEQRRQFFCILDLRRLKYAANEIFSNKTWKLNIMNFAKEFEKSRSIILLRYGLYEFQSVKPSKEVLKRWRREHGLPDPEEEEEEEQTNGTPSKPMSVKKRKADDDLSKETADATENVATASKRRATVSDEIDEPTAVTPAPNKNKRKTVANEASPAKLQKATPSTAKSLFVKIASKPAATPTSPLASPAGSLAAASPAPSPTPFKSVDKNAANGKLSRSVFNNSLKPPVNGNGNIFGYLSDASSAKNSGVEADAESESESDEDEDIEDSQEGGQSDEPSGAASGAGDVSSQAGSNLFGTKPSTGFGTGVSSAAGTRDSTPGRSLFDRITKDQDGQPVRADDESADEVAIKKPASSINQTWNPTTQPLKFAPTSAATQNGSLFAPAPTSTSTSLFGASTPAFSSEPAKPKPALSSSTSLFGTAAPAAAPTSLFGAPSAVPAKKDPSPPAASQPAAAPLFSFGSAAGTGPKPTETSQQAAKSLFGAAPKSPPASFSTNSLFGGSPMKQDDASPAKKQFTGLGTDTSAPPPVFNFGTAGGASSSSSSNLFGSSMNSAPAPAAAPLFGAAPSNTGSGSGSGDGSGGGFNFNFGSGGAGPSSGFSNPFSGGNASGNPTQAPTAAPGGMFAFGSSTPAGGSGGSGMFQFGNGAGSQPSQPSVPLFNGAASNTSVPSFTATAPSGQSSSMFAFGASQPSSGFNLAPPAGGSSTTGTSKSPFPHRKIAPLKRRV, encoded by the exons atggTTACTTTTGCCCTTCCCGGCGAGTACGACGCCGCGGATGCTGGAAGCAGCACTCCCATGTCACGTCCTCCTCTGCCCTTTGCGAAGCGCACCTACGTCGCGACGCCATATGCCCACAAGCGCCTGGGAACGCCGCACACAGCTCCGTCGCGCAAGCTGCTGATAAAGCGCGATGAAGTCTCATCGGGCGCCCTGAACCGAAACGGCGTCTCGTCTCGCAGCAACCTCTTCAAAGCCTCCGTCGCCGAGGACCTTCCGACGAGCTCCTTCTCGCCCAGCATCCCTCAGAGCACGATGAAGAAGGTCTTCGCCCCCGGCGCGACTCCCGAACCGAGTCGCGTGTATCGCGAGTCCACTGCTCGCCTGACGCCTCGCGGCCTGGCCGCCCACTCCTCAGACAAGGAGCTGTTCAACATGCGAATCTCGTCGCCACCCCCAGAGCTGACCGGCGAAGTCTTGGCAAACAGGGTGCCAAAGGACTGGAACGCCAAGGGATCCATCTATGCCGATCAGTTTTTGGCTCATCTCTGCCCTCCAGACCTCGACGACGAGCAGCGTCGCCAGTTCTTCTGCATTCTCGATCTCCGTCGACTGAAATATGCCGCCAACGAGATCTTTTCCAACAAGACTTGGAAGCTCAACATCATGAACTTTGCCAAGGAGTTTGAAAAGAGCCGAAGCATCATTCTGCTTCGATATGGACTGTACGAGTTCCAGAGCGTTAAGCCGTCCAAGGAAGTTCTCAAGAGATGGCGCCGAGAACATGGTCTGCCCGATcccgaggaagaggaggaagaggagcagaCCAACGGCACGCCGAGCAAGCCAATGTCCgtcaagaagcgcaaggctgATGATGACCTTTCAAAGGAGACGGCTGATGCGACTGAAAATGTGGCAACAGCGAGCAAGCGAAGGGCTACCGTCAGCGATGAAATAGACGAGCCTACTGCCGTCACTCCTGCTCCtaacaagaacaagagaaagacTGTCGCCAATGAAGCGTCGCCCGCCAAGCTGCAAAAGGCTACTCCATCTACCGCCAAGTCGCTCTTTGTGAAGATTGCCAGCAAGCCGGCTGCGACTCCCACATCTCCCCTTGCATCTCCCGCAGGTTCTCTGGCTGCGGCCTCTCCTGCCCCATCTCCCACTCCTTTCAAATCGGTTGACAAGAATGCCGCCAATGGTAAACTGTCTCGCTCGGTATTCAACAACTCTTTGAAGCCCCCAGTcaacggcaatggcaacatcTTTGGCTATCTGTCCGATGCTAGCTCCGCAAAGAATAGCGGCGTTGAAGCCGATGCTGAGAGTGAATCTGAgtctgatgaagatgaagatatCGAAGACAGCCAAGAGGGCGGGCAGAGTGATGAGCCTAGCGGCGCAGCTAGCGGTGCAGGCGACGTTTCCTCTCAGGCTGGATCTAATCTATTTGGAACCAAACCATCAACCGGCTTTGGCACTGGTGTATCCAGCGCTGCTGGTACACGGGATAGCACTCCAGGCCGCAGCCTCTTTGACCGTATCACCAAGGATCAAGATGGGCAACCAGTGCGAGCCGATGATGAGTCTGCCGACGAAGTCGCCATCAAGAAaccagcatcatccatcaaCCAGACCTGGAATCCCACGACCCAACCCCTCAAATTTGCCCCTACCTCAGCCGCCACCCAGAATGGTTCACTTTTTG CCCCTGCACCTACATCCACGTCCACATCTCTGTTTGGAGCCAGCACCCCTGCCTTCAGTTCTGAGCCCGCCAAACCGAAGCCTGCCTTGTCCTCGTCCACCAGCTTGTTTGGCACCGCTGCTCCCGCGGCTGCGCCAACCAGCTTGTTCGGTGCCCCGAGCGCCGTGCCCGCTAAGAAGGATCCTTCTCCTCCGGCTGCCAGCCAGCCCGCCGCTGCACCTCTGTTTTCCTTTGGATCAGCGGCCGGTACAGGCCCCAAGCCCACTGAGACCTCCCAGCAAGCTGCCAAATCTCTGTTTGGAGCGGCTCCAAAGTCACCTCCCGCTTCATTCTCGACCAACAGCTTGTTTGGCGGAAGCCCCATGAAGCAGGACGATGCATCACCAGCAAAGAAGCAGTTTACCGGTCTTGGCACTGATACTTCAGCGCCACCTCCCGTTTTCAACTTCGGCACAGCAGGCGgcgcaagctcaagctcaagctccaaCTTGTTTGGTAGCTCGATGAACTCTGCTCCTGCTCCCGCTGCGGCCCCTCTCTTTGGTGCCGCCCCATCCAACACTGGATCTGGATCCGGatctggagatggcagcggtggtggtttcaacttcaactttGGATCGGGAGGAGCAGGACCTTCAAGTGGATTCAGCAATCCTTTCTCAGGTGGCAACGCCAGCGGAAACCCGACCCAGGCCCCGACCGCGGCTCCTGGAGGCATGTTCGCCTTTGGCTCATCCACCCCGGCGGGAGGTTCTGGAGGCTCCGGAATGTTCCAGTTTGGTAACGGCGCCGGAAGTCAGCCCTCGCAGCCATCAGTGCCTCTGTTCAATGGCGCGGCCTCGAACACGAGCGTGCCATCTTTTACTGCGACGGCTCCTTCTGGTCAGTCATCATCCATGTTTGCCTTTGGAGCAAGCCAGCCTTCCTCCGGATTCAACCTCGCACCGCCAGCTGGTGGCTCCTCGACCACCGGGACAAGTAAGTCTCCTTTTCCGCACCGGAAAATCGCGCCGCTAAAGCGACGGGTCTAG